AACCGGATTGTAGGAGAAAGCGCAACGGCAAAGAGAAAGCCCAGGGCGGTATAGAAAAAATTTTTAATAATATTTTGGCAAGGGGTGTTATGGTTGGGTAAAATTCTATCAATTAATATAAGCGCTGAAAGGGGTATTGAAAAGACGAGTGTTTCCAAAGTCCAGGTTCTAGAAGGCTGGGGTTTGGAAGGAGATGCGCACGGGGGTGAATGGGACCGGCAGGTTAGCTTATTGCCGGTTGAAGCCTTGGAAAAAGTCCCGGCCTATAAAAAGGAAGAAGTACAGCATGGCGGCTATACTGAAAATTTTACAATTACCGGTATTCCTTTGGAAGAATTGTCCGCAGGTAAAGTGCTCAGACTGGGTGACGCTGAAGTAATCATCTTATGTATCGGCAAAGAGGAATATAAAGAACATGGGAGGCCCTACATAGTGAGCAGGGAGGGCAGATTCGGACGAGTGGTTAAAGGCGGAAAAGTTAAAGTAGGGGATAATGTAACAATCATCTGACTTTTGATGGTTGGCCGAGGTAAAGGGGCACTTGCTTATCTTTCTTAAAAGCAGTGCCCTATGAATGAAATTAGTAAAGTTTATTACGGCGAAAGTTGACCATGCGAGCGTCTTTTTTTCAGTCCTTCAAGAATGGCCATACTCTCTTCCATCTGGCTGGCGATTATATTATCAAGCAGGTCTAAAAGGAAAAATATTTCCCTGTTATTGACTTTGTAAATAACCTTAAGCCCGTCTTTGCGGGAAGAGATAATGCCGTTCTTTTTTAACTGCGCTAAATGCTGAGAAGTGTTTGACTGCTCTGAATCAACGAGCTCAATGATTTCGCATACGCAACGCTCGCCCTCACGCAGGGATTCCAGTATGTTTATACGGGTTGGGTGGGCCATCGCTTTCAAAATATCCGCTTTGTTTTGTGTAAGTTTTTCCTCTAGCATAGTAAGACTCCCCCGTCGCCTATTAGGCTGTTTAAATAATTAAATTTCATAATATCCTGTTTTAATTATATATTTGTTAATGAATATTGCAAGTGGATGAAGGATGTTTGGAAAATTCCTAAAAGCAATAAAAACGGGGCTGGATTAACCCAGTCCCGTTACTAATTTCATGACCCTCCTATTTTTGGCAACCGCAGCTTACATTTCCTGCCAGGATTTCTTTCCAGTCATCAATAACATCATGTGTCCAGCAGTCGTCCGCTCCTGCGGCTTCACGCATGGTAAGGGCTAAGATGTAGGTGAGTTCCTGCACGGTGGCGCCGGCTTCCAGAGCGCCCTTAAAATGTTTTAAAACACAAGGCTTGGAACGGCCCTTAATAGATAAGGCAAAGCAAATAAATTGGTAGGTTTTTTCATCAATAAACCTTTTTTCCTGATATAAAGCGTCGATTTCATCCAGCTTTTCGGCAAATTCCGGAAAAAATTCTGCCAGCATTCTCATGAAAAAACATCTCCTGAATGAATGATTTGGATCCTAATTTGTCCATGCCTCGGTAACGGTAGGCTGCCTAATAAATGCTAGTATGTATATATACACCTCCAATGCGTAGTTCTTAATCCCTCTTAAATTAATAAAGCTTAATAAATAAGATTATCTTTTACTTATATAATAATATTAAATAAGCAATTAATTATTGTCAACTGATTTAATAGGTTCTGATTTTCCCATGTTGGTGTTTTGTACTCGCCTGGAGCATGCTGCATGGATACAACCGCTAGGCCTGGATATAATAATCTTTATCATAAGCGGCTGGAAGGGTGTAGCATGATCAATACGAAAAAGCTTCTCGAGTTTATCTCTTATAAAGAGAACCCTGATCGGGAAGGTTTTATTCTCAAAGAGACTGCGGATGATCAAAATAAGCAGCCCCAGAATGACAATCAGCCGGCTCAGGATGAAAAGCCGTCCGCCAGGAGGGCCATTAAGAAGACCTCCCGGTCAGGGGGGAGCCAGCCAGAGGAAGACCAAATGGAAGGGGAGCCTGACGCGATACGGGCTTCCTTAAGCCAAAATAAAAAAATTATCAGCAAGCTGTATGGATTGCCTGAAAATAAGGATTTTGTGATCAGGGAGTTTGCAATTGGCACGGATTCGGACACCAACTGCTTCGCTGTTTTTATCGACGGCCTGACCGACAAGGCGATCCAGGATCTGCTTTTTCAGGCTTTGATGCTTTTTGTCGAAAAGCCGCTCCCGAAGGATAAGGGCGGGCTGGTATATCTTGTTAGAGAGCACCTGCTGCCAGGAAACCAGGTTGCGGTAAAAAATCTTTTCAGCGATGTCCTCACGGCGGTCAACATGGGGGACACGGCCATTTTTCTGGAAGGTTCCACTAAAGCGCTGCTGATCGAAACCAAGGGCTGGGAACACCGCGGCGTGGAAAGACCACAAAGTGAGCAGGTAGTGCGCGGGCCGCAGGAAGCCTTTACTGAAACCCTGCGTACAAACACGGCTCTGCTCAGAAAAACTATCAGGAACGAGCAGCTCACCACCGAAATGTTGATACTGGGGGACCGCACCAAAACAATTGTGGCGATAATGTACCTGCGCGACCTGGCCAACCCTGACCTGGTGGCGGAAGTAAAGCGGCGGCTGGATAGTATCAAGACCGACTACATTGCTGAGAGCGGCATCCTTTCAGAACTTATCGAAGATCACCCCTATAATTTGAACCCAACCATCCTTACCACGGAACGGCCCGATCGGGTGGCATCCAAGATTGTCGAAGGCAGGGTGGCCATCATCGTAGACGGCAGCCCCTTTGTCCTGGTGGTGCCCACCACATTGTATGAGCAGCTCCATACCGGTGAGGAATCCTATATCCGCTGGCAGTACGGCACCTACCTGCGCTATCTCCGGGCGCTGGCCTTCCTGGTTTCATTTTTAGCGCCGGGGATCTACCTGGCCATCGTTTTGTTTCACCATGAGATGATCCCGACGGAACTCTTACTGGCCATCGCCGGGAACCGGGAGAAGGTACCCTTTCCCTCATTGGTAGAGGTCTTACTAATGGGGATCTCCTTTGAGCTGATTCGTGAGGCAGGAATCCGCCTGCCCGGAGTAATAGGCGGCACTATCGGGATCGTGGGAGCTCTCATTCTGGGACAGGCCGCGGTGCAGGCTAACATCGTCAGCCCGTTCCTGGTTATCCTGGTTGCCATCACCGGGCTGGCCTCCTTCGCCATCCCCGACTATTCCCTGTCCTTTGCCATGAGAATC
This genomic interval from Pelotomaculum schinkii contains the following:
- a CDS encoding MOSC domain-containing protein, which codes for MLWLGKILSINISAERGIEKTSVSKVQVLEGWGLEGDAHGGEWDRQVSLLPVEALEKVPAYKKEEVQHGGYTENFTITGIPLEELSAGKVLRLGDAEVIILCIGKEEYKEHGRPYIVSREGRFGRVVKGGKVKVGDNVTII
- a CDS encoding ArsR/SmtB family transcription factor; protein product: MLEEKLTQNKADILKAMAHPTRINILESLREGERCVCEIIELVDSEQSNTSQHLAQLKKNGIISSRKDGLKVIYKVNNREIFFLLDLLDNIIASQMEESMAILEGLKKRRSHGQLSP
- a CDS encoding carboxymuconolactone decarboxylase family protein, with translation MRMLAEFFPEFAEKLDEIDALYQEKRFIDEKTYQFICFALSIKGRSKPCVLKHFKGALEAGATVQELTYILALTMREAAGADDCWTHDVIDDWKEILAGNVSCGCQK
- a CDS encoding spore germination protein → MINTKKLLEFISYKENPDREGFILKETADDQNKQPQNDNQPAQDEKPSARRAIKKTSRSGGSQPEEDQMEGEPDAIRASLSQNKKIISKLYGLPENKDFVIREFAIGTDSDTNCFAVFIDGLTDKAIQDLLFQALMLFVEKPLPKDKGGLVYLVREHLLPGNQVAVKNLFSDVLTAVNMGDTAIFLEGSTKALLIETKGWEHRGVERPQSEQVVRGPQEAFTETLRTNTALLRKTIRNEQLTTEMLILGDRTKTIVAIMYLRDLANPDLVAEVKRRLDSIKTDYIAESGILSELIEDHPYNLNPTILTTERPDRVASKIVEGRVAIIVDGSPFVLVVPTTLYEQLHTGEESYIRWQYGTYLRYLRALAFLVSFLAPGIYLAIVLFHHEMIPTELLLAIAGNREKVPFPSLVEVLLMGISFELIREAGIRLPGVIGGTIGIVGALILGQAAVQANIVSPFLVILVAITGLASFAIPDYSLSFAMRIYSFMYIILGVSLGFFGIAIGIFSQMVLTANLKSFGVPYLAPVGPRTVGGVDVVYRMPLFSHEKRPDYINPQDITRQPQVSRGWIKDEDGGKNG